A DNA window from Zonotrichia albicollis isolate bZonAlb1 chromosome 2, bZonAlb1.hap1, whole genome shotgun sequence contains the following coding sequences:
- the KCNE3 gene encoding potassium voltage-gated channel subfamily E member 3 has translation MERTNGTEPWQRSLQAVLSALNRSLHGAGPCPGQPPASPVPRDPRRDANAYMYILFVMTLFAATVGSLILGYTRSRRVDKRSDPYHVYIKNRVSMI, from the coding sequence ATGGAGCGCACCAACGGCACGGAGCCGTGGCAGCGCAGCCTGCAGGCCGTGCTGAGCGCCCTGAACCGGAGCCTGCACggggccgggccgtgcccggGGCAGCCCCCGGCCTCGCCGGTGCCCCGGGACCCGCGGCGCGACGCCAACGCCTACATGTACATCCTGTTCGTCATGACGCTCTTCGCCGCCACCGTGGGCAGCCTCATCCTGGGCTACACCCGCTCCCGCCGCGTGGACAAGCGCAGCGACCCCTACCACGTCTACATCAAAAACAGGGTCTCCATGATCTGA